From the Octopus sinensis unplaced genomic scaffold, ASM634580v1 Contig10850, whole genome shotgun sequence genome, the window tggggaagtgcaaaatgcaagaataaagctcaaagaggagctgtaagacatcatctgggatcttatttcgcagttttttttagttagttattttttcagaattatgtggcgaaaacaaatacagaactataaggaatgttttgcacagattgtaaaagacataaattccttctacagtcctggaatttggatgccgcgtactaaaaatgactaaattggttaaataatttttaaataattttaataaccatttaaattattgatagagggttataaattaaataatctatttttcactaaaaaaattaattaattttaattatcttctaaaaaaactgcgaccacttcgacaaagtACCAAAATTTTTAGATGTAAAAGTTTTGTATTATAAATGCCAAACTTGGTAGCTTTCCGAAGCTCCTGGGTTCGAATCTCACTGTCATCGTTTCGGCCGAAGGTTCCATGCATATTACATGCAGCCCGGATTGACGAGTGACGCCGTCAATAGTGATACACCACTGCGGAACCGGATGTCTACATCGCCACAAACGAGAAACACAGATGGAGCAGAGACCTCGTTCGAATTCCCCTCGTTCGGATTAGCTAGTTACTAAATAACATGTTCTCTCTCTGTGTTGCACATGCGGGGCTATAAAGATTATGGCTTTCGTGAAAAGtgctataataattataaatgccAAATTTGGATTCCAAATTCGTTTTTTATTGCCGTGTTTCTTAAAATCCTATCCGTTATTTTCAACTAGGGTTCTCTGTTGGGCGCAATTTCTCTATAGTTGTCTAGGTCGTCCGCCGACTTTAGTCGCAGATCAACCGTCAATAGGCCTGCATTTAAAATGGTCAAAAGTGTCGCTTTTGATCTTCTAGAGAATCTAGACTCTGTTTACACGAAGAAATGATCCATTGTGTTTTTTATTCTAATTTAGTACTTTCGTGATGCTTCTGCAATGTTTTGTCGAGATTGTAATATTATGTGGCATTTTTGGTGGTCTCAAAATATCTCATCCGTTAATCCTGAAAATCTAGAATCTTGAAACGCATTTTATATGGACAAAAGcgttttaatttgattttgacAAAGTTATCCATCAGTATAGAGTGTTATTTTGATACTACTTTAGTGCACCTACAAAAAGTGAACAATTTTCTAAAGTGTGCATTATTTAGGGTAGCGCATTGTCAATGTGTgtaaattctcatttttattaaaatcaataatttatttagcTTAAAGGAGAAAGCttactttgtaaaaaaaattgattttcctGTTCAGATAAATCATTATGTTTCAATCTTCTTTTGATGGTCAGAAACCATTCAGTTATTTGATAGAGAAATACGTTAATCAAAATTTTGAGTTTAATTACGTTTTAAGTTAGATGCTACTTATAAAATGATTGCTGCCTTTTCTTGAAATTGTTTTTAGACATCTTTGCCACTAATTCAGCATAGGTTGAGAGGAATTAACCACAAAATTTTTATTAGCctgattattttataaaaaaataaatcaatcaaaGCATGAAAAACATTTTTAGTAAGAAAAGATTATTCTGACTGTGCAACCAATTTAAATTAGTATTATTGTGGGAGACCAGAGAAAATCAAAGATGGTTCAAAATAAGAAATTGATAGAgagataaaagaaattttaataatataaagttCTTTAAAAATTCCTAACAAATCTATTTCAGCTTTTATCTGTTGAGGCATCAGAAAGGCATAATCTTTCTTTTGTATGATTTGGATTTTTCagtgacagaaaaaaaattggtatttttttAAGCTCGTAATTTTGAGGTATTGCGTATGAAACCTTTGAAATATTGCTGACAAATCAACCACatgttaaattattataaattctcAATTGActtatttaatttagatataactTCAATGCAGGTAAGACTAAAGAGAAATCTGACTTTTTTAAATGGAGTGGGGATAATCATGGGATATATGATTGGAAGTGGCATATTCATATCAGCCTCGACCGTGGTGCGAGTATAATTTCCTTCTTTACAATATTTCAGGACTGTGGTTCGACGGGGCTTAGTTTGGTGGTATGGGCACTGACAGGGTTCATTTCCTTAGCAGGAGGGTTGTCCTATGGAGAATTGGGATCTGCCATAACAAAATCTGGGGGGGAATACGCGTACTTACAAAAAGCCTACGGAAACTTTTTTGCATTCCTATATTCATGGACACTGCTTGTAATAGTAATGCCAGCCAGTACGTCAGTGAAGGCTTTGGCATTCGGATACTACACTCTCAAGTCTATCTATCCTGCATGTGATCCTCCTATATATCTAATACTACTTGTGTCTGATCTTTCCATAAGTATTTGTTTTAATTCATCAATGATAGTTCTTCTCGCTGGAATCAACTGTCTGAGTGTTAAATTCTCttcaataattcaaaatatattcacaGGTGCAAAAGCCATTTCTCTGATTATTATAATTGGAGCAGGACTTAACGAAATAAGAAAAGGTAGAAATATAATTATCAGACTAGATCCCACCATTATTTATAATATCAACATGAATGGCACTTCAAATCAAGCTGGACCTATAGCACTCTCTCTTTACGCAGGAATATTTACATATTCCGGATGGTTGGGAATTGTTATTTAATTGCAGGAATTGTCTTAATTCGATTAGCGAGGAAATTGAAAACCCCAAAAAGTGTGAATTTTTTAATATTGTAGAAATCTTCCACTGGCTATAGTCTTCTCGGTGGTCTCCCTCAtagcaatatatatgtttgtcaacCTGGCCTACTTTGTTGTCATCCCCAAACAAGAACTTTTGGCGACCAGCACAATTGGATTagttctctcttcattttttaatattttagtctttCGGAAAAGAAATATCAACACTAATGTATACAATCCTTCCCATCTTCGTCACCCTCTCGACCTTTGGAAGTATGAATGGAGGATTTATGTCTTTGTCAaggtaattttattttccttttttcagaGCTTTTTTTGCTGCAGGAAGGGACGGAAATCTTCTTCGGTTGTTCTCCCTGGTCACAATAAATCTGAAGACACCAGCAGTCCCCCTGATTTTTACGGTATCTCAACATTATCACTGTAGGCTCTGACTTCCTTTATCATCGTCTCAGCTAATGATATTGATTCGATCGTTAATTTTACTACTTTTGCTGAAACTCTGTTCCAGGCGTTGACAATTTCCACTATTTTTTACATGAGAAAGTACGACAAGGAATACAAGCCAGCATTTAAAGTAACGGTAACCCATCATCCACAGGTCAatatattttttccaattttctttataatGGTCTCAATCTATCTCCTTTCAATCACACTCTATACCAAACCAAAGTGGTGTGGAGGAGCCTTCCTCATCATTCTGGCTGGAACCCCAGTTTACTTTATTACTGTAAAAGGAAtttcaaaaaattcaaaatataaggaactttcaagtaaattcattttctATTGCCACAGAACGCTTTTCGATCTTTTTACAAACTATCCTTGTTTCCGACTTTGCAAAAGAAGAAGATTTGTACCTTACCGAAGAGGCCACTCTTACTGAGTTACTTTAACTAATCATACTTGTTTAAATAATTTTGGTGCTATTTAAATCTTAATTCTTTAATTGTGGACAGCAAATTGTGTTTTTTGTGGGATTATCGACTTCTAGAAAGTCACTAATATGCGCTTTTCAAAAGTTCTAAACGATAACCTTAAGCCAATGAAAAGAACAATAAAGAAATCTAAGGTTACTTATGGTTTCTCTTGTTATTACGAAttagtattttttaattttgttattaatcCTCGGAATGTTAGTTAGtaagttattaataatatatccCCGGCTCCGATGAATAGATTTTTGAGTTCCACAGAATTTTTTGTCCCGTCAATGTTCATAATCATTCCATGTGAAACATGAGTTATCTTCGCGACATCTCTTTACAGTTAAAACAACGTTAGAACATTGATATTGATTGACTGTTTAAAGAAACTGCAATAAAGTATGACAGAAATCCGTCCCGTTTCACAGTGTACATAATCACATCGTTTTCAGAATTCACATTATAGCTTCCCCATTTGAATGTATCTTGGTTATAAATGTCCAGATAAAAGGAAATGGTTGAGAAtcctttaatttcagtttcaGCTGCAGTTTGaatctttacatttttatcaaattcCAACTTTTAGCCGTGCATGAAGAAATTACGTGAAAATCCCAAATTAGTTATTTGAGATGAGCTAAATCCTTTACTTACAGCTCCATCATTCCAATTCATGATTGGCTGACTATCCTGGGGAATAACAGTagcttttattaaataaaaatatcccTTACTTGGTACCGAGAGGAGTTCGTCCCCATAATTTATGACGATTGACCACCCTTGGAAGAACATTGGTAAACTTAAGTTTTTGCGTGAGGATGAATTGGTTTCATCACTGATCTAAACAGATTTAAATAATTGGTTAGACTGTATAAGCTCTGTAAGGTTTAGTGCTAAAGCGAGttccattttgtttgatgttttgaGAGCATTGGGATACGGTTGTGCATtcgaatttattaataattaaatcaAGCTTTTTGTGCTCTTGCATGTTAGTTTTTAACTGCATTGCAATTATCCTGAAAATTATTAATGTATCACTACTTGTCCGATGGAAGTACTTTTTTCAAGTTTTGGTAAACGGAAGAAAATAAATTCGGATCAAGGTCGTCTAAAACAATTCCGTCGATGTAATACACCACTTTCAACAATGCAGATTTCATATCAGCATTGCTCATACTTTCTGTTTTGAAGTCAATTAGAAGATTAATGTCTGTCAATTTAGAATAGTGAATTCAAACCATATTGGCGTAATGCTTTGCTTAAAATAGCCAGGTCTTTATACGGCTCCAACGTAGGgaccaattttttttcaaaaacatcGGTTGTTTTGAAAACTTCGATCCAAATTGCACCAACATGAAGAGATCTAAGATAATCTAATTTTTGAATAATTCCTAAAAATGTCAATGGAATGTTTGACCGTTTAAGTCTCCAATTCCGTCATTATCAGAGTCAAAAAAAGATTTGACATTGATTCGGTAAATGACGGAGTTTTGGTACCATTTTTGATCCCAGGGAACAGTACAGATAGGGTTAGTAGTCACCAAAACAACCACGGATATGATCAATGCGACAAATACCAATGCAAACAAGGCCAGCAGACCATATCTTAGCTAAAAATAATCTTAAAAGCACTACCCTTCTCCAGAATGGAGTATTTGACTGAGTCAAAATCTCCTCGACTGATAACCCTGTGGGGGAATCGTCTTTCTCAACTCTTTGGCGAATATTGTGACCTTCTTTCTCATTTAGatctaaattaatattttcagtgaTGCAATCGACTTTGGACATTGAAAATACGatcaaattattataatttatattagcaTATAATGCCGCATTTTAATTCCGCTAATTTTATATTCCCTTTTAATAACAACAATTCATatcatttgaaaaatttaaaagtCACATTGGTCACGTATTGGGTCATAAAGTCACACCCGGAAATATCGATAAAATGTATGATAAGCTGCCTTTTCCAGAATTTTAATTTGTTGCCTATTAAACCAAAGTCCTTAGTAGATATGACTCAGGTGTATGATTGGTTTTGTGGttacataaatttttattaataaaaaaagcaaattaaCCAATTAATTGCTTAACTAAGTATGAGTCTTAGAAATGATAAGCGAGTGGCACTCTGTGCACCACTTTCcgttcttcctcctcttctctgggTCTGTAGACCTCCGAGAAAGTGCAGTCGAGCGCCTCTCGTTGACTAAATGTCAAGAAATAGCTTGATCGGCAAGCATCAAACGGAATACTCTCCAAAGTCCTCTTAAGAACAGTATAAGCCTTTAGAGACTTATCTACTCCCAGCTATCTTAAGTAccccttgtggtatttagtgacCAGTCCATCCCGATTCATCACACACGGAATGACATGGACTTTGCACTCAGCCCTAGCTCGTTTGCAAGGAGGTcatacttcctccttttctccactTCCACTGTCTGCAAGCGATCTAGGCACGTGATGTCCACTTCCACGACAACTATCTCCCCTGGTGACCTTATCGCGGACCACAATATCGGGTTTATTGGGCTGGACAACAATCGAGATGCGTATTGAGTATCCACCTTAATGCAAACCTTTGAGTTCTCACACACTGATTGAACTCGATGGATTTGCCACTTTCTGAACCGCCTCAAACCAACTTATTGCAGAGCAGAAGATGGAAAGACCTCACCATTTTTTATGCCTCCTTGTGTAATCATGGTAAAGAATACTCACACAATTCGTGGATAAATGGTCAAGGGTCATTGCTCTACTTTTATAGTGGTTACACTGTTTTTCTTGAccattaaaaaattttgttgacCATTAAAATCTTACAAATATGagagttattttcatattttagccatgttgatgacgacgatacgTGCGGATTGTTCAGATTGCTAAAAGGAGTTTTATGAAGGACTTTTAAGTTGATCTTTTTAATTAGGGATTCTCTGCTAAGTTTGATCAAATCCTTCACATTAACTTGGGTTGCATCCAGACCATATTTAGACGACACGTAGCCTTTTATGATCCCGTTCGGCCTCAACTATGTagcgaaaaacaaaataaagaaatcttATTTAGAGgctgatattattaaatttaatggaATTTCAAATGATAAAAATCCCaactttatatacatttataataaatctaataaattttaataattaaaatattgtgaTTAGATCGCTCTAGTGAGGCCAATAAAGTTAATggaatcaaaatattttcatataaaattgaCTGCTAAAAtctaatattaaattaatatttttatttaattttaattaattgttaagataaaatcaaataaaataatttataattcaaaGAATGCCTCTTCCTGTCTACCTTTACGTTCCTAATCTTATTGGTattgtaataaacaaaaaatttatttaacaggTTATTCAAGaatattattcctttttttatttgtgtattattcTCTTTCCAACTGTTCCCTGGCTGCATTATATTATTGCCTGTCCATGGGCCTCGATGCTCTGGACGGCTATTCTGCAAGGATTCTAAACCAAAGTTCAACTTTTGGGGCATTTTTGGATATGATTACCGACCGAATTACATCAGCATTTCTTATTTCAATTCTTGTAATTTTATATCCGGATTATCGGCTTATTTTGTTTTTGAGCATGTTTATCGACATTGGAGGACATTGGATATTTTTTGCAGcgtaaatttttttgtttattttacagtTCTTTCCAGGAGGGGAGAAGCCATAAAGCAAGTTCCGCAAATCCAGTTCTCTGCCTTTATTATGGATCCAAGGTTGTCCTCACTTCACTCTGTGCTTTAAAtgaacttttttatattcttttgtacgtcaaaaatttttttgaaagtattttttgtaatgtttttttagTTTCGAATTATTTAATGTTTCTATTATTTCCGTTCGCACTTGTTAAAACTTTGATTACTGTTGTCCACGTTTATGAAGCCTATAAGATGTTAACGTCTTTTAAAActgattaattctttttatttgggtttcaaattaattttttggATAATTTTAATTCCTTTGGGTAAAAAATTAGATTTTTGTATTGTGGGAATTGTGAGTATTAAACAGTAGGACACTCACAGTAAGTCAATAATGTTGTCGGTTAGTTTATTATTAGCAATTATGTTcttatttaacaaaaaattaatttcttttttgttttttgtcttgatTGTGAGTTCATTTTTCCCGGTATCGAGTTTTGTAACTAAACTGAAAACAAATTATTCATGTGATAATTAAAGACTTATTATCCGCCCGTTACTAAGGATTAATCTACTTCTTTTGGAGTAACAAACACGACTTTTTTATCCTCTGTTTCCAAATCAGTTTATGTagttttgaaaaacttgtaaacGACTTTGTCTCAGTGAAATTATTTTGACTTGAGTGCTTTAGAGGCTAGACAACTTTCTAGTCAAAAGCTCTTATTTATAGCAATTCTCAACTTTGACCTGTTTCAGGCGGCCCTGAgaaatgattttcattttgacgagaatagtttaatttttttaaacaaggatgtttaatttcttatttcaaaGAATAAGTAGGTTTTTCAACATTTTGTGTAGATGTGATTGACTGAATTGagtatcttttatattattttactttgctGATTCCATGCTACTCACAGAGGTGCAAATGAATACCTCTCACGACTTTCTTATATCTTCTGACATAATGGCTGTTGAACATATGTCTGCACTGGGTTGCCAAGTGATCcacaattttttgtttcaaaaaatGCAAGATccaaattaacaaaaacaacgatCAAATGTCAAAAAGCAATGGTATTCCCCCTgaggaatttttttattttgttttaaacatataaaatagACCTGCAGTGTTTTCCTAAAATCTTCAATTTGTTTGTACCGTGTATTGACGTATtgtaaataaaaacaatcttTTTTAAATTAATGAGACATTTCTTAAACTATCGGCTGGATGCGGATGTGGAAGAAATTCATTTTATTGATTAGTCAAATCTAAATTTATCATTTGTATTTATACCTCTCGACTTGACTTTAAATCCATGGAGCACGTGATCTACTAAACAAATGTTTGACTCGAAATTCCGTCAACATTTtgatcattaatttatttttaaattccttTCTGTTATCTGTGTGTAATAATAACGAGTCTCTATATGTACAAAAACGCTGCAAATCTATCAGGTCGTCTATATAcagcagcggttctcaaccttttttagactggggaccacttttgcactataaaattttgtggggaccaccttaaataaaataaacattttttggtattagcgcacaatttttggcctcgtcagggccaggtttagacatgttcaaatatttattataaaaataacatgaacattatgaaaataacagaaaatttaatagtaatttagtgagatttctgatcttgtttgctcagaataattttacttatatcaggctctatgttcgacaaagctactcgcatatcatcttgtacccgtagtctatttctatattttgtttttagaaaagtcaGACACGACATCGCCATTTCACAGTGATAAGTAGTGGGGAATGCAAGTATTGATTCCAATGCAGTTTTACTCAAAATGGGAAATTCTTTCGCCATCTGACacctaacaataaaaagtaattatttatgagaataccaaaaatctaataatgaagtacatttgaaaataatctgagCAGACTGATTACATTGAAGTTCAATCAAGCTCTGCTGAAAATTGAGTTCCTGATATTCTTTAAATGAGGTCAAGAAAGGTTGAACGATCCAGTTTGGAATTGGGTCTTCAACAGGAAAATAATCATCAAATTTTGTCTTGAGATTTTCCAGATGTTTGATTATCAGACTTAGAAGAACATTATCCGGTGGGTTGTGTCCGAGATGATATTCAAGCATTGGGAACATTGAtgttattcctttttttattttcattatccacaataataacttttttttaaaagccattattatttgattgacttCGACAATTGATATATAAAgacctttaaataaattaataaaaattttaccctgcattgacaaattaaactcatttaaaatgttaaaaaaatcggCAAGATAATACATTTTCGATTTAAAAGTAAAATCATCGAATTGATCGGCCCAATCATGCTGCATATTATCACGCAAAAACAAAGAGATCGCAGGAGAAAGTTCACAAATTCTCGAAAGGATTTTCCCCCTTGAAAGCCACCTAATTTCAGAATGATAAAGTAGTATAGAATGATTACTTCCTAACTCTTCACAAAGAGTTTGGAAAATTCGATGATTAAGTGGTCGAGATCGAATATAGTTTATCACTTTTACAATAGTGTTTAGTGTTTCTCTTAACGACGAACACATAGTTTTTAAACAAAGTGCATATTTGTGCAATGCACAATGTCTTGTAACAATATCAGGAACCAAATCCTTAATACGAGTAACAAGTCCAGATTGATGACCAATCATCGCAGGTGCACCATCAGTACATATAGATCCAACTTTATCCCATTGGATTTTATTCGTCTTcataaaattgtcaaaaatattaaagatgtcctctccACGAGTGTGTCCATCCAtctccaaacaaaataaaaactcatCAATAATATTCTCATCATCAACAAAGCGAACATAGGACACAAGCTGACAGACGTTAGAAATGTCAGTTGACTCGTCCAATTGAATACTTATTCTGCATTTACTTTTAttgattctttcaattaattgcTTCAGGATATCGGATGACAATTCTGAAATTCTACGGGAAATT encodes:
- the LOC115228640 gene encoding large neutral amino acids transporter small subunit 1-like, with the translated sequence MMQSWFVDDNLESLFNLKFIAKSLERNAVKCEKEERNERAKLKKSLMKGELEFAKIYGENCIRQKQQALSCRRMSARVDSVAARVNSAIMTGQLTRNVSKVTQSMQSALSKMDLEKVRLKRNLTFLNGVGIIMGYMIGSGIFISASTVDCGSTGLSLVVWALTGFISLAGGLSYGELGSAITKSGGEYAYLQKAYGNFFAFLYSWTLLVIVMPASTSVKALAFGYYTLKSIYPACDPPIYLILLVSDLSISICFNSSMIVLLAGINCLSVKFSSIIQNIFTGAKAISLIIIIGAGLNEIRKGRNIIIRLDPTIIYNINMNGTSNQAGPIALSLYAGIFTYSGWLGIALTSFIIVSANDIDSIVNFTTFAETLFQALTISTIFYMRKYDKEYKPAFKVTVTHHPQVNIFFPIFFIMVSIYLLSITLYTKPKWCGGAFLIILAGTPVYFITVKGISKNSKYKELSSKFIFYCHRTLFDLFTNYPCFRLCKRRRFVPYRRGHSY